In one window of Acidobacteriota bacterium DNA:
- a CDS encoding rRNA pseudouridine synthase, whose amino-acid sequence MERLQKLIAEAGLASRRQAEEWILQGRVSVNGRTVTELGEKADPERDHVKVDGRLIRPPEQKVYILLNKPRQVVSTADDPEGRVKVTDLVRAGRRVFPVGRLDYNTEGLILLTNDGEFSRIVASAGGPLQKVYHAKVRGTPPPETIARLRRGVRIPGGVRLAPCRIALLKAGSNSWYEVTLNEGRNRQVRDMFGLVGHPVLKLRRVRIGFLTDRGLAPGQHRRLTPDEVERIFAAARRRRGAGAEGGSLNRGGGSDNL is encoded by the coding sequence ATGGAACGACTTCAGAAGCTGATCGCCGAGGCCGGGCTGGCATCGCGGCGCCAGGCCGAGGAGTGGATCCTCCAGGGACGGGTGAGCGTCAACGGACGCACCGTCACCGAACTCGGGGAAAAGGCCGACCCGGAGCGCGATCACGTCAAGGTCGACGGCCGCCTGATCCGCCCTCCGGAGCAGAAGGTCTATATCCTGCTGAACAAGCCGAGGCAGGTGGTTTCCACCGCCGACGATCCGGAGGGTCGGGTCAAGGTGACCGACCTGGTGAGGGCCGGGCGCAGGGTTTTTCCGGTCGGGCGCCTCGACTACAACACCGAGGGGCTGATCCTGCTGACCAACGACGGGGAGTTCTCCCGCATCGTCGCCTCCGCCGGGGGTCCGCTCCAGAAGGTCTACCACGCCAAGGTGCGCGGAACGCCCCCGCCCGAGACGATCGCGCGGCTGCGCCGCGGCGTCCGGATCCCGGGCGGGGTCCGGCTGGCCCCGTGCAGGATCGCTTTGCTCAAGGCCGGATCCAACAGCTGGTACGAGGTCACCCTGAACGAAGGGAGGAACCGCCAGGTCCGGGACATGTTCGGGCTCGTGGGCCATCCGGTGCTGAAGCTCCGGAGGGTCCGGATAGGGTTTTTGACCGACCGGGGGCTCGCACCGGGGCAGCACCGGCGGCTGACTCCCGACGAGGTCGAGCGGATCTTTGCGGCCGCCCGCCGCCGGCGGGGGGCCGGGGCGGAGGGCGGGAGTTTGAATCGCGGCGGAGGTTCGGATAACCTGTAG
- the carB gene encoding carbamoyl-phosphate synthase large subunit has translation MPKRKDINKILIIGSGPIIIGQACEFDYSGTQACKALRKLGYEIVLVNSNPATIMTDPGMADRTYIEPLNLKSLTRIIERERPDALLPNLGGQTGLNLSSQLAAEGVLEKYGVRIIGVPAEAIERGEDRDAFKRTMTRLGIEMPRSEIALSLEEAERILERIDLPCVIRPAYTMGGTGGGLVYNLEEFRLVVNRGLAASLVGQVLVEESVEGWEELELEVVRDGKGQKITVCFIENIDAMGVHTGDSFCSAPMLTIAPELQRRLQEYSYAIVDAIGVIGGTNVQFAHDPRTGRVVVIEINPRTSRSSALASKATGFPIAYVSALLAGGLTLDEIPYWRDGTLDRYTPWGDYVVVKFARWAFEKFRGAQDRLGTQMRAVGEVMSIGKNYKEALQKAIRSLETGRLGLGFARDFHEKTLEELMGMLWHATSERQFIMYEALRKGATVAQLHERTHIKPWFIGQMKELVELEERILACRGKEFPDALFLQAKREGFADGYLARLTGAPEESIRERRLALGLAQAWEPVPVSGVDGAAYYYSTYNAPDRVPTSDRRKVMVLGGGPNRIGQGIEFDYCCVHAALALREMGYETIMVNCNPETVSTDYDTSDKLYFEPLTVEDVLGIYHKEKPEGVIVQFGGQTPLNICRSLEEAGVRILGTTPDTIDLAEDRDRFRTIVRKLGIPQPASGMARNLPEALSIAAEIGYPLMVRPSYVLGGRGMEVVHDEEDLTLYVSRAVEVWPDMPILIDKFLENALEVEADAISDGTDAFIPAIMEHIELAGIHSGDSACVIPPVSIPEHHRKTIAEYTRRLAIELGVLGLINIQYAIADGTVYILEANPRASRTVPLVSKVCNIQMVQAATRIMMGKSMGQLGLERRHIPHYGVKEAVFPFNMFPEVDPVLGPEMRSTGEVLGMADSFELAFHKAQEAAQQLLPRQGAVLLSVSDPDKNEALAVAREFSLLGFRLLATEGTQQFLSGYGIECDRILKLRSGRPNIVDAIKNGEVQLVVNTPVGKRSSDDDSYIRKTAIRYKVPYVTTMAAARAAARGIAAYARKEGAVLSLQEYHAGIGREPGS, from the coding sequence ATGCCGAAACGCAAGGACATCAACAAAATCCTCATCATCGGATCCGGACCCATCATCATCGGTCAGGCGTGCGAATTCGATTATTCCGGGACACAGGCCTGCAAAGCGCTGCGCAAGCTGGGCTACGAAATCGTTCTCGTCAACTCCAACCCGGCCACGATCATGACCGACCCGGGAATGGCCGACCGGACCTACATCGAGCCGCTGAACCTCAAATCGCTGACCAGGATCATCGAGCGGGAGCGCCCCGACGCCCTGCTGCCGAACCTGGGGGGGCAGACGGGGCTCAACCTTTCCTCGCAGCTGGCGGCCGAGGGGGTGCTCGAAAAATACGGCGTCCGCATCATCGGGGTCCCGGCCGAAGCCATCGAACGGGGCGAGGACCGGGACGCCTTCAAGCGCACGATGACGCGGCTGGGCATCGAAATGCCCCGGAGCGAAATCGCCCTCAGTCTCGAGGAAGCGGAGCGCATCCTCGAGCGCATCGACCTCCCCTGCGTGATCCGCCCGGCCTATACCATGGGGGGGACCGGCGGCGGCCTGGTCTACAACCTCGAGGAGTTCCGTCTCGTGGTGAACCGGGGGCTGGCGGCCAGCCTGGTGGGGCAGGTCCTCGTCGAGGAGTCGGTGGAAGGATGGGAGGAGCTGGAACTCGAGGTCGTCCGCGACGGCAAGGGGCAGAAGATCACCGTCTGCTTCATCGAAAACATCGACGCCATGGGGGTTCACACCGGCGATTCCTTCTGCTCCGCCCCCATGCTGACCATCGCGCCCGAGCTGCAGCGGAGGCTCCAGGAATACTCCTACGCCATCGTAGACGCCATCGGCGTCATCGGCGGGACCAACGTGCAGTTCGCCCACGACCCCCGGACCGGCCGCGTCGTCGTGATCGAGATCAACCCGCGCACCTCCCGTTCCTCGGCGCTGGCCTCGAAGGCCACCGGCTTCCCCATCGCCTACGTCTCGGCGCTGCTCGCCGGGGGGCTGACGCTCGACGAGATCCCCTACTGGCGCGACGGCACCCTGGACAGGTACACCCCCTGGGGGGACTACGTGGTCGTCAAGTTCGCCCGCTGGGCGTTCGAGAAATTCCGCGGCGCCCAGGACCGTCTGGGCACGCAGATGCGGGCGGTCGGCGAGGTGATGAGCATCGGGAAGAACTACAAGGAGGCGCTGCAGAAGGCGATCCGATCGCTGGAGACGGGGAGGCTCGGCCTGGGCTTCGCCCGCGATTTCCACGAGAAGACCCTGGAGGAGCTCATGGGGATGCTGTGGCACGCCACGAGCGAGCGGCAGTTCATCATGTACGAGGCGCTGCGCAAGGGGGCCACGGTCGCCCAGCTGCACGAGCGCACCCACATCAAGCCCTGGTTCATCGGGCAGATGAAGGAGCTGGTGGAGCTGGAGGAGCGGATCCTGGCCTGCAGGGGGAAGGAATTCCCCGATGCATTGTTTCTCCAGGCCAAGAGGGAGGGCTTCGCCGACGGGTACCTGGCGCGCCTCACGGGCGCCCCGGAAGAGTCGATCCGCGAGCGCCGGCTCGCCCTGGGGCTGGCGCAGGCCTGGGAGCCGGTCCCCGTCTCCGGCGTGGACGGCGCGGCCTACTACTATTCCACCTACAACGCGCCCGACCGCGTCCCGACGAGCGACCGCAGGAAGGTGATGGTGCTCGGCGGCGGGCCCAACCGCATAGGCCAGGGGATCGAGTTCGACTACTGCTGCGTGCACGCGGCCCTGGCGCTGCGCGAGATGGGCTACGAGACCATCATGGTCAACTGCAACCCCGAAACGGTCTCCACCGATTACGACACCTCCGACAAGCTCTATTTCGAGCCCCTCACGGTCGAGGACGTGCTCGGCATCTACCACAAGGAAAAGCCGGAGGGCGTCATCGTCCAGTTCGGCGGCCAGACCCCGCTCAACATCTGCAGGTCGCTCGAGGAGGCGGGGGTGAGGATCCTGGGCACCACCCCCGACACCATCGACCTGGCCGAGGACCGCGACCGGTTCCGCACGATCGTGCGGAAACTGGGGATTCCCCAGCCCGCCTCCGGAATGGCGCGCAACCTTCCCGAGGCGCTCTCGATCGCCGCGGAGATCGGGTACCCGCTCATGGTCCGGCCCTCGTACGTCCTGGGCGGACGCGGGATGGAGGTGGTCCACGACGAGGAGGACCTCACCCTCTACGTTTCCAGGGCCGTGGAGGTCTGGCCCGACATGCCGATCCTGATCGACAAGTTTCTCGAGAACGCCCTGGAGGTGGAGGCCGACGCCATCTCCGACGGCACCGACGCCTTCATCCCCGCCATCATGGAGCATATCGAGCTGGCCGGCATCCATTCCGGGGACTCGGCCTGCGTGATCCCCCCGGTCAGCATTCCCGAACATCACCGGAAGACGATCGCGGAATACACCCGGCGTCTCGCCATCGAGCTCGGGGTCCTCGGCCTCATCAACATCCAGTACGCGATCGCCGACGGTACCGTCTATATCCTCGAAGCCAACCCCCGCGCCTCTCGTACGGTGCCGCTCGTGTCGAAGGTGTGCAACATCCAGATGGTGCAGGCGGCCACGCGCATCATGATGGGGAAGAGCATGGGCCAGCTGGGGCTCGAACGCCGGCACATTCCCCACTACGGCGTCAAGGAAGCCGTCTTCCCCTTCAACATGTTCCCGGAGGTCGACCCGGTCCTGGGCCCGGAGATGCGGTCCACGGGGGAGGTGCTCGGGATGGCCGATTCCTTCGAGCTCGCCTTCCACAAGGCGCAGGAGGCGGCGCAGCAGCTGCTGCCCCGCCAGGGGGCCGTCCTCCTCTCCGTCTCCGACCCGGACAAGAACGAAGCCCTCGCCGTCGCCCGGGAATTCAGCCTCCTGGGGTTCCGGCTCCTGGCCACCGAGGGGACGCAACAGTTCCTTTCCGGGTACGGGATCGAGTGCGACCGGATCCTCAAGCTGCGGTCGGGGCGGCCCAACATCGTCGACGCCATCAAGAACGGGGAGGTCCAGCTGGTGGTCAACACCCCCGTGGGCAAGCGGAGCAGCGACGACGATTCCTACATCCGCAAGACCGCCATCAGGTACAAGGTCCCCTACGTCACCACCATGGCCGCGGCCCGGGCCGCCGCCCGCGGCATCGCGGCCTACGCGCGCAAGGAGGGGGCCGTCCTCTCGCTGCAGGAATATCACGCCGGGATCGGCCGGGAGCCGGGGTCCTGA
- a CDS encoding segregation/condensation protein A produces MESGEDLNLDSGPGAEGGGITIRLDAFEGPLDLLLHLIKREEIDIWNIPIAHITEQYLQYLEIMKELNINLAGEWLVMASTLIFIKSRMLLPPDPVRESAAEDADDPRTELVYQLLEHQKFKNAAEMLYTREEVENAVWNRPPDEVLEDGDDVIAVTLFDLLHAFQEVVRRFESQRVLEVAQEEVTIEQKIEEIRRSFLVHDTLAFSSFFTAASSKRLLIVTFLALLELVRLREIWLHQQKAFEEIQISKLKESA; encoded by the coding sequence ATGGAAAGCGGTGAAGATCTGAACCTGGATTCCGGGCCCGGGGCCGAAGGGGGCGGCATCACCATCCGCCTGGATGCCTTCGAAGGTCCGCTCGATCTCCTCCTCCACCTCATCAAAAGGGAGGAGATCGACATTTGGAACATCCCGATCGCCCACATCACCGAGCAGTACCTGCAGTACCTGGAGATCATGAAGGAGCTCAACATCAACCTCGCGGGGGAGTGGCTGGTGATGGCGTCGACCCTGATCTTCATCAAATCGCGGATGCTGCTCCCACCCGACCCGGTCCGGGAGAGCGCGGCGGAGGATGCGGACGACCCGAGGACCGAACTGGTCTACCAGCTGCTCGAGCACCAGAAGTTCAAAAACGCCGCCGAGATGCTCTATACGCGGGAGGAGGTGGAGAACGCCGTCTGGAACCGCCCCCCCGACGAGGTGCTCGAGGACGGCGACGACGTCATCGCGGTGACTCTGTTCGACCTGCTGCACGCGTTCCAGGAGGTGGTCCGCCGCTTCGAGTCGCAGCGCGTCCTGGAGGTGGCCCAGGAGGAAGTGACGATCGAGCAGAAGATCGAGGAGATCCGCAGAAGCTTCCTGGTCCACGACACCCTCGCGTTCTCCTCCTTTTTCACCGCGGCGAGCTCCAAGCGCCTCCTCATCGTGACGTTCCTCGCACTGCTCGAACTGGTACGCCTGCGCGAAATCTGGCTGCACCAGCAGAAAGCGTTCGAGGAGATCCAGATCTCCAAATTGAAGGAAAGTGCCTGA
- the hemC gene encoding hydroxymethylbilane synthase, whose amino-acid sequence MIVIGTRGSRLALAQTEWVRDRILGCFPETEIRVDVIGTPADRDKTTSLRSVPSAGVFVKELEYALIRGEIDLAVHSMKDVPTLIAEGCVIAAVPEREDPRDVLVARGPLELEHLPRGARIGTGSFRRQAQLLALRPDLEIVDLRGNIETRIGKIATGACDAVMLAAAGLRRLGIASRISLLFDFGRMLPAPGQGALAVETRAGDTRVARLAAAVHHPETALAVTAEREFLERMGGGCNVPIAAFARPVPGGLEIEGLVASPDGRSVVRERVSADARTAADAAAVLAGRILERGAGRILEEFRA is encoded by the coding sequence ATGATCGTGATCGGGACGCGGGGCAGCCGCCTGGCGCTGGCCCAGACGGAATGGGTCAGGGACCGCATCCTCGGGTGCTTCCCCGAAACCGAAATCCGCGTGGACGTCATCGGGACCCCGGCCGACCGGGACAAGACCACCTCGCTCCGTTCCGTCCCCTCCGCCGGGGTGTTCGTCAAGGAACTCGAGTACGCCCTGATCCGGGGGGAGATCGATCTCGCGGTTCACAGCATGAAGGACGTACCGACCCTGATCGCCGAAGGGTGCGTCATCGCGGCCGTTCCCGAGCGGGAAGACCCCCGCGACGTCCTGGTGGCCCGCGGCCCGCTCGAGCTCGAGCATCTGCCGCGGGGGGCCCGCATCGGGACCGGGAGCTTTCGCCGGCAGGCCCAGCTGCTGGCGCTCCGGCCCGATCTCGAGATCGTGGACCTGCGCGGCAACATCGAAACCAGGATCGGTAAAATCGCAACGGGCGCGTGCGACGCCGTGATGCTGGCGGCCGCCGGCCTGCGCCGGCTGGGCATCGCCTCCCGGATCAGCCTGCTGTTCGACTTCGGGCGGATGCTGCCCGCGCCCGGCCAGGGAGCGCTGGCCGTGGAAACCCGGGCCGGGGACACCCGGGTCGCCCGCCTCGCCGCCGCCGTCCATCACCCGGAAACCGCCCTGGCCGTCACCGCGGAAAGGGAGTTCCTCGAGCGGATGGGGGGCGGGTGCAACGTGCCGATCGCCGCCTTTGCCCGGCCGGTCCCCGGCGGGCTGGAAATCGAGGGCCTGGTGGCCTCGCCCGACGGCCGCAGCGTGGTGCGCGAGCGGGTGTCCGCCGACGCCCGGACGGCCGCGGATGCGGCCGCGGTCCTTGCCGGGCGGATCCTGGAACGCGGTGCCGGGCGGATCCTGGAGGAATTTCGTGCGTGA
- a CDS encoding uroporphyrinogen-III synthase yields the protein MTVTRDPLRGRTLLVAASAKLLGPLKAGFEALGAEVLPFPTIEAHEVEDPGPLDAAIRALPDYDWIVFTSAYSVSFFLRRAREISGLPPAGRRPLVCAIGPGTAAEAAAGGFRPDLVPEEFVAEGVFDALARRSGGERGLRGRRILIPRAERARAFLPEALTRAGARVDVVPCYRTLRAAPPPDALARLGEKTPDLLVFTSASTVRNMIEILGQDEGRKLLSQARVAVIGPVTGKEAEASGKRADIIPGESTVRSLIEAVGDYFARVSPTSPP from the coding sequence GTGACCGTGACCCGAGACCCGCTCAGGGGCAGGACCCTCCTGGTCGCCGCCAGCGCCAAGCTCCTCGGGCCGCTGAAAGCGGGGTTCGAGGCCCTCGGCGCCGAGGTGCTTCCCTTTCCCACGATCGAAGCGCACGAGGTCGAGGACCCCGGGCCCCTCGACGCCGCCATCCGCGCCCTCCCCGATTACGACTGGATCGTCTTCACCAGCGCCTACAGCGTCTCCTTCTTCCTCCGCCGGGCCCGGGAGATTTCGGGACTCCCGCCGGCCGGGCGGCGCCCCCTCGTCTGCGCCATCGGGCCCGGGACCGCCGCGGAAGCCGCCGCCGGCGGCTTCCGCCCCGACCTGGTGCCGGAGGAGTTCGTGGCCGAGGGGGTGTTCGACGCCCTCGCGCGCCGCTCCGGGGGGGAGCGGGGGCTCCGGGGACGCCGCATCCTGATCCCGCGCGCGGAGCGGGCGCGCGCCTTCCTCCCCGAGGCGCTCACGCGCGCCGGTGCGCGCGTCGACGTGGTTCCGTGCTACCGCACCCTGCGCGCGGCGCCCCCGCCGGACGCTCTCGCCCGGCTGGGCGAAAAAACGCCCGACCTGCTCGTTTTCACTAGTGCGTCCACCGTCCGGAATATGATAGAAATTCTTGGGCAGGACGAGGGACGAAAGCTGCTGAGCCAAGCGCGCGTCGCCGTGATCGGCCCCGTAACGGGAAAAGAGGCGGAAGCGAGCGGGAAACGCGCGGACATCATTCCCGGAGAGAGCACGGTGCGGTCCCTGATCGAGGCGGTCGGGGACTACTTCGCCCGCGTATCCCCCACCTCTCCCCCTTGA
- a CDS encoding riboflavin synthase — protein sequence MFTGIIEEVGSIRELRIGSEGAEMTVACPRLAPAVRIGDSVAVNGVCLTATGVATDRFTCDISAETLRRTALGKARAGSRVNLERALEAGGRLGGHFVQGHVDDVGRFLARTPSGQGFEISFGYPGDLARYLVYKGSIAVDGISLTLSGLRQGDFTVSVIPHTLKETTLAALGPGDPVNLEVDILGKYFERYFQLGLFGNAGGARITADYLKDQGF from the coding sequence GTGTTCACAGGGATCATTGAAGAGGTGGGCAGCATCCGGGAGCTGAGGATCGGGTCGGAAGGGGCCGAGATGACGGTCGCGTGTCCCCGGCTCGCCCCGGCCGTCCGGATCGGCGATTCGGTCGCGGTCAACGGGGTCTGCCTCACGGCGACCGGGGTCGCGACCGACCGCTTTACGTGCGACATCTCGGCGGAAACGCTCCGGCGCACCGCGCTGGGGAAGGCGCGCGCGGGATCGAGGGTCAATCTCGAGCGGGCGCTCGAGGCCGGGGGGCGGCTGGGCGGACATTTCGTGCAGGGACATGTCGATGACGTCGGCCGGTTCCTGGCCCGTACCCCGTCCGGACAGGGATTCGAAATCTCCTTCGGCTACCCCGGCGATCTCGCCCGCTACCTGGTCTACAAGGGATCGATCGCCGTCGACGGGATCAGCCTGACCCTGTCCGGGCTGCGCCAGGGGGATTTCACGGTTTCGGTCATCCCCCACACCCTCAAGGAAACCACCCTGGCCGCCCTCGGCCCGGGGGATCCGGTCAACCTCGAGGTCGACATCCTGGGGAAATATTTCGAACGCTACTTCCAGCTGGGGCTGTTCGGGAACGCGGGCGGCGCCCGGATCACGGCCGACTATCTCAAGGACCAGGGATTCTGA
- a CDS encoding glutamyl-tRNA reductase, giving the protein MSHLVVVGLNHRTAPLDTRQRAAFEPERLAEGMRELSGIPGILEAMILSTCNRVEAIAHVAGAPSGPDAVEAWLSGSRGIPRDELRPFLYRYEDESAVRHVFRVASSLDSMILGEPQILGQVKSCYAAAVDARSVGPWLNHLLQAAFRTAKRVRSETSIGEYPVSSSSAAVELARKIFGELSGLRVLVVGAGKMGETAVRHLAESGVGSISVVNRSAEAARALAERFDGAAGDFSRLTEMLAGADIVITSTGAPEILIPPPMVEEAMRRRRQGPMVVIDISVPRNVDPGVGAIENVFCYDIDDLSSVVEANLGERLRAAGAAEKIVDQEVRAFAGKIRSLKTVPMVREVQGRIEDICRSELERFLKKGGALDARQLRELESMMSRVAAKIAHPLLEELRHGDGSRSETALTELLQQLLQPRKGKP; this is encoded by the coding sequence ATGAGCCATCTGGTCGTCGTGGGCCTCAATCATCGAACGGCGCCGCTGGATACCAGGCAAAGGGCCGCCTTCGAGCCCGAACGTCTGGCGGAGGGGATGCGGGAGTTGTCGGGCATCCCCGGAATCCTGGAGGCGATGATCCTCTCCACCTGCAACCGCGTCGAGGCCATCGCCCATGTCGCCGGGGCGCCCTCCGGGCCGGATGCCGTCGAGGCCTGGCTGTCCGGTTCGCGCGGCATCCCGCGGGACGAGCTGCGCCCCTTTCTCTACCGCTACGAGGATGAAAGCGCGGTCCGCCACGTTTTCCGGGTCGCCAGTTCCCTCGATTCCATGATCCTGGGGGAGCCCCAGATCCTGGGCCAGGTCAAGTCGTGCTACGCGGCCGCTGTCGACGCCCGGTCCGTGGGCCCCTGGCTCAACCACCTCCTGCAGGCGGCCTTCAGGACCGCGAAAAGGGTCCGGAGCGAAACCAGCATCGGGGAGTACCCGGTCTCGTCCAGCAGCGCCGCGGTCGAACTGGCCCGGAAGATCTTCGGCGAACTCTCCGGCCTGCGCGTCCTCGTGGTGGGAGCCGGGAAGATGGGGGAAACGGCCGTGCGCCACCTGGCCGAATCGGGCGTCGGGAGCATCTCGGTCGTCAACCGCAGCGCGGAAGCCGCGCGCGCCCTGGCGGAGCGTTTTGACGGCGCCGCCGGCGATTTTTCCCGCCTGACCGAAATGCTCGCCGGCGCCGACATCGTCATCACCTCCACCGGCGCGCCCGAGATCCTCATCCCCCCCCCGATGGTCGAGGAAGCGATGCGCCGGCGCAGGCAGGGCCCGATGGTTGTCATCGACATCTCGGTCCCCCGCAACGTCGACCCCGGCGTAGGCGCGATCGAAAATGTCTTCTGCTACGACATCGACGACCTGTCGAGCGTCGTGGAAGCCAACCTCGGCGAGCGGCTCCGGGCGGCGGGCGCCGCGGAGAAGATCGTGGACCAGGAGGTGCGTGCCTTCGCCGGCAAGATCCGTTCCCTCAAGACCGTCCCCATGGTGCGGGAAGTCCAGGGGCGGATCGAGGACATCTGTCGCTCGGAGCTGGAGCGCTTTCTGAAAAAAGGGGGGGCCCTGGACGCCCGCCAGCTCCGCGAGCTGGAATCGATGATGTCGCGGGTTGCGGCCAAGATCGCCCATCCGCTGCTCGAGGAGCTGCGCCACGGAGACGGCTCGCGCAGCGAAACCGCTCTGACCGAACTGCTGCAGCAGCTGCTGCAGCCGAGAAAGGGAAAACCATGA
- the scpB gene encoding SMC-Scp complex subunit ScpB, producing MESNEMQAVMEAIIYVAEEPVKAEQFREIFPEEAPEAVRQALAAMVESFNARPGGMCIREVAGGYRMTTRPEHHEQIRAYLKTRPGAKLSMAALETLAVIAYKQPVTLAEILAIRGKKSTTALQTLLERKLVCILGRKEVVGRPILYGTSREFLIHFGLNSLADLPTLEEFAQMAGDQL from the coding sequence ATGGAAAGCAACGAAATGCAGGCCGTGATGGAAGCCATCATCTACGTGGCCGAGGAGCCGGTGAAGGCGGAGCAGTTCCGGGAGATTTTCCCGGAAGAGGCCCCGGAGGCGGTAAGGCAGGCGCTGGCGGCCATGGTCGAAAGTTTCAACGCGCGGCCGGGGGGGATGTGCATCCGGGAAGTGGCCGGCGGCTACCGCATGACCACGCGCCCGGAGCATCACGAACAGATCCGCGCCTACCTGAAGACCCGCCCGGGGGCGAAGCTGTCGATGGCGGCCCTGGAGACCCTGGCGGTGATCGCCTACAAGCAGCCGGTCACGCTGGCGGAGATCCTTGCCATCCGGGGGAAGAAATCGACCACCGCCCTCCAGACGCTGCTTGAAAGAAAACTGGTATGCATCCTGGGGAGGAAGGAAGTCGTGGGGCGGCCGATCCTTTATGGAACCTCCAGGGAGTTTCTCATCCATTTCGGTCTCAACAGCCTCGCCGACCTCCCCACCCTCGAGGAGTTTGCCCAGATGGCGGGAGACCAGCTTTAG
- the ccsA gene encoding cytochrome c biogenesis protein CcsA → MIWILTLAATLYLVGLLHSVFGFYQKRPVFMRLALAMVAVAFVCHTLFLFWIGFTRRHFPITNLPESLCFFAWCISLIFMLASCRYRINALGAFTLPLVSGLTILSQVVWQENHFSPMVLRSGWVYFHAGTAFLAYAAFFLTLLFAVFYLIQEKELKGKHFRFLYFRLPPLQPCDEMSGRFLYIGFAAMSLTIISGAVWAEQAWGRFWNWDPKETASLVTWCIYLFLIHYRLSGRWHARRAAYLSILGFASILVTFGVNWGLHAFL, encoded by the coding sequence ATGATCTGGATTCTGACCCTCGCAGCGACCCTGTACCTCGTAGGCCTGCTCCACTCGGTGTTCGGGTTCTACCAGAAGCGGCCTGTTTTCATGCGCCTGGCGCTCGCCATGGTAGCCGTCGCGTTCGTATGCCACACTCTCTTTCTCTTCTGGATCGGTTTCACGCGCCGTCACTTCCCCATCACGAACCTGCCGGAATCGCTCTGTTTCTTCGCCTGGTGCATTTCGCTCATCTTCATGCTGGCAAGCTGTCGCTACCGGATCAACGCCCTGGGGGCCTTCACGCTGCCGCTGGTTTCCGGCCTGACCATCCTGTCCCAGGTGGTCTGGCAGGAGAATCATTTCAGCCCGATGGTGCTCCGGAGCGGATGGGTCTATTTTCACGCCGGCACCGCGTTTCTGGCCTACGCGGCGTTTTTCCTGACCCTCCTTTTTGCTGTTTTCTATCTTATTCAGGAAAAAGAACTTAAAGGGAAACATTTCCGCTTTCTCTACTTCCGCCTTCCACCGCTCCAGCCCTGCGACGAGATGTCGGGACGGTTTCTGTATATCGGCTTCGCCGCCATGAGCCTGACAATCATATCGGGCGCCGTCTGGGCCGAGCAGGCCTGGGGGCGTTTCTGGAACTGGGACCCCAAGGAAACCGCTTCGCTCGTCACCTGGTGCATTTACCTGTTTCTGATACACTATCGTCTTTCGGGCAGGTGGCACGCAAGAAGGGCCGCCTACCTCAGCATCCTGGGGTTCGCGTCGATCCTGGTCACTTTCGGCGTGAATTGGGGGCTGCATGCCTTTCTGTGA
- a CDS encoding site-2 protease family protein, which yields MNFLADLNAGVIAIQIAVLLFSLGLHEAAHAWMASRWGDDTARSLGRVTLNPRAHVDPVGTLLFPILMLAAHLPVIGWARPVPFDPSRLRDAGRAQLFISLAGPASNLAAAAAAFALLAVLKLAMAGSRGPIFFLAATMRLPGEQTILAAVVGILFYLVVINLALAIFNLIPIPPLDGHWILYAILPAGAAGAIRRFGSYGFLLLYLMMFMGMFRFIFIPIDWMRRLLLTI from the coding sequence GTGAATTTTCTGGCCGATCTGAATGCCGGCGTCATCGCCATACAAATTGCCGTTTTGCTCTTTTCGCTCGGCCTGCACGAAGCCGCGCACGCATGGATGGCCTCGCGCTGGGGGGACGATACCGCCCGCAGCCTGGGACGGGTGACGCTCAACCCCCGGGCCCACGTCGACCCGGTCGGGACGCTGCTCTTTCCGATCCTGATGCTGGCGGCCCATCTCCCCGTCATCGGCTGGGCCCGGCCGGTCCCCTTCGACCCGTCCCGGCTCAGGGACGCGGGACGCGCCCAGCTCTTCATCTCCCTGGCGGGACCGGCTTCGAACCTGGCCGCCGCGGCCGCCGCCTTCGCGCTTCTGGCGGTCCTCAAGCTGGCGATGGCCGGTTCGCGGGGGCCGATCTTCTTTCTGGCCGCCACCATGCGTCTTCCAGGTGAACAGACGATCCTGGCCGCGGTGGTGGGGATCCTGTTCTACCTCGTGGTCATCAACCTGGCGCTGGCGATCTTCAACCTGATCCCCATCCCCCCCCTGGACGGGCACTGGATTCTCTACGCGATCCTGCCGGCCGGGGCGGCCGGGGCGATCAGGCGCTTCGGCTCCTATGGGTTTCTCCTCCTGTATTTGATGATGTTTATGGGCATGTTTCGGTTTATCTTTATTCCCATCGACTGGATGCGACGGCTGCTGCTGACGATATAG